The DNA segment GCGGTCCCGCAGGCGACCAGATTCGTCTCGTCGTCGTCGGTGCTCGCGATTATCATGTCCGCCTGCTCGACGCCCGCCTGCCGGAGCGTCGAGAGCGACGTCCCGTCGCCTTGGATGGCGAGAACGTCGAGCGAGTACGTCAACGCATCGACTCGCTCGGAGTCGGTGTCCACGACCACGACCTCGTGGAGATCCGCGAGACTGGCCGCGATGGACGAACCGACCTCACCTGCGCCGACGATGATGACACGCATCTGATCCCTCCCTCGTCATTCTTGACTGTCTTTACTAGCCCGCAGGTATGATTATTTCCTTTCTCGGGCGTGACGGCCGGCGGAGGACCGTCGAGCGTCACCGATACCGAGGCCTCGCGCTCGTCGGACGGACGTTCGTCTCGTCGTCGAGTTACGGAGTCGAAAGCCGCCGAGGGGCGGTCGAATCAGTCGGTCGCGGGCGACAGCGGTTCGTCCGCGCCCTCCCGCGGGAAGTGGTCGATGGTGTCAGCGCGGAACGCCTCCTCGTCGAACTCGTAGTCCTCGTCGAAGAACTCCATCAGCGTTCGGGTGTCGCGCATGGCGTTCTTCAGACTGGTGGAAGCGCCCGGCGACGGCGTGATGTTGAAGATGATGTCGTCGCCGACGATCTTCGCCTCGCCCATGTCGAGGGACTTCGCCGACGTGTCGACGATCTGCGGACGAACGCCGCCGTAGCCCTTCGCGCGCTCGATGTCGTCGAGTTCGGCGCTCGGGACGACCTTCTGGACGTGGGGCAGGAACGCCTTCGGGCCGACCTCCGGGAGGTCGTAGACGAGGTTCCGCAGGACGTACGGCAGGAGGATGCGGTCGGAGAGGATGTTCGCGTAACTGAGGAAGGCCGCGACGTTCAGTCCGAACACGTCGAGGAAGTCCCCGACGGTCGAGAGTCGCCCGCGTTCGAGCGTCGGGACGAGTTTCGCGGTCGGACCGAACCGGGTGATCGAGGGGTCGTGGACGTCGGCGTCGCCGTGGACCGCCGCGAACGGGAGTTTCTTCATCTGGAGCGTGTACACCTTCCCGTTGAGGAAGTCGTCGGCGAGGAAGAAACTCCCCGCGATGGGGAGCAAGACCTTGTCCTCGCCGTAGCCGAGTTCCTTGGCGATCTGGAGGCTGTGTGACCCCGCGGCGACGACCGCGACGTCGCAGTCGAAGTTGCCCTCGCTCGTATCGAGGGTGTAGCCGTCGAAGGTTTCGGAGATATCCTCGACCTCCGTGGATGTGTAGACGTCGACGCTGGCCTCCTCCGTCGCCTGCTCGACGAACGACTTCGTGGTCGCGCCGTAGTCGACGACGTACCCGTCGGGGGTCTGGAGGGCCAGCAGATCGTCGGACGGGTCGCGCCCCTCGACGACCTTCGGTTCGAGTTCCGCGATCTCCTCGCGTTCGATGGCGCGGAGTTTCGGGAACAGGTCGCCGAACCCCTCCTCGTGGTACCGGTGTTCGAGTTCCGCGACCTCCTCGTCGCCGACGGCGAGGACCATCTTGCTACGTCGGTCGTGCATCTCCCTCTCGGGGTCGTGGTTCTCGAGGTAGCCGGCGAGGATTTCGGCGCCCTCTTTGACCTTCTCGGCCTTCTCCAGGGTGTAGTTCGTCTCGATGTCCCCGAAGTGGAGCGTCTGCGAGTTGTTCGTGTGGTTGGAGTTGATCGCCGCGATTTCGGGTTCCTTCTCGATGAGCGCGATCGACTCGATGTCGGTGAACTTCGCGGTCGTGTACAGAAGCGATGCACCGCTGACGCCGCCGCCGACGATAACGAGGTCGTATTTCCCAGACATGTCTGATGGTAAGGAGTCTACTTCCCCGTTCGTGCTTTAGACCTTTAACTCATGTTTTATCGGCAGACGAGCCATCGTCGATCGCTACAAACGACATCGACAAACGCAGAATAATTTAGCGCTAGTGAATGTCTCGCTAGACACCGTGTCACTCGCGAAAGTTTCTACACTCGCTCTTTCCGGTACCTCCCCGCCGACGAGGTGACGACGCCGGATGTTCATCCGGCATTTCCGTTCGCCGTCGTTCCGCCGGCCGACTCGTAATATCCCGAACGTTCGTATCCTTATTATTCTTA comes from the Halorussus vallis genome and includes:
- a CDS encoding FAD-dependent oxidoreductase, whose protein sequence is MSGKYDLVIVGGGVSGASLLYTTAKFTDIESIALIEKEPEIAAINSNHTNNSQTLHFGDIETNYTLEKAEKVKEGAEILAGYLENHDPEREMHDRRSKMVLAVGDEEVAELEHRYHEEGFGDLFPKLRAIEREEIAELEPKVVEGRDPSDDLLALQTPDGYVVDYGATTKSFVEQATEEASVDVYTSTEVEDISETFDGYTLDTSEGNFDCDVAVVAAGSHSLQIAKELGYGEDKVLLPIAGSFFLADDFLNGKVYTLQMKKLPFAAVHGDADVHDPSITRFGPTAKLVPTLERGRLSTVGDFLDVFGLNVAAFLSYANILSDRILLPYVLRNLVYDLPEVGPKAFLPHVQKVVPSAELDDIERAKGYGGVRPQIVDTSAKSLDMGEAKIVGDDIIFNITPSPGASTSLKNAMRDTRTLMEFFDEDYEFDEEAFRADTIDHFPREGADEPLSPATD